From a region of the Impatiens glandulifera chromosome 4, dImpGla2.1, whole genome shotgun sequence genome:
- the LOC124936633 gene encoding ribosomal RNA-processing protein 14-like — protein sequence MKKKKSEKSNHDASIVSVSDFKSLIRENALFFDNLIELIPAKFYLPSDEPKPWFQGLSKAAKASAKQQNKEHKKIIRRERLDPEKSQTTTLDLLKQSIEKEREKNESDNEEEEEEDEEEEEEEEEDIKPIKNFGGVDDKSVTYDELRQRLHRRLEEMRGDRFGSEESKAIRREKKDIYLMNKRKRMSENGEKNKKVVAKAETEKHVEEAASGIQFGKVKLGGEDESELRKNKRRKLSKEKELERAMSLAEEKKDPEKGKKHSWTAALSRASGVKVHDDPKLLKQRMHKEKKKHEKNVEKWKDRIETRDKMKKDKQKKRTDNISGKIHEKKMKKIAKREKKLMRPGFEGRKEGYITTTTTES from the coding sequence atgaagaagaagaagagtgaaAAGTCCAATCATGATGCTTCCATTGTTTCTGTCTCAGATTTCAAGTCGCTGATTCGCGAAAATGCTCTCTTCTTCGATAATCTAATCGAACTTATTCCAGCCAAATTTTACCTTCCGAGTGATGAGCCTAAACCGTGGTTCCAAGGGTTAAGCAAAGCTGCCAAGGCCTCCGCGAAACAGCAAAACAAAGAGCACAAAAAGATTATACGTCGCGAACGCCTCGACCCGGAGAAATCTCAAACCACCACCCTAGATTTGCTTAAACAAAGTATCGAAAAAGAACGAGAGAAGAATGAGTCagacaatgaagaagaagaagaagaagatgaggaggaggaggaggaggaggaagaagataTCAAACCAATTAAGAATTTTGGTGGTGTTGATGATAAGTCGGTTACCTACGACGAGCTCCGACAGCGCCTTCACCGTAGGCTTGAAGAGATGAGAGGGGACCGGTTTGGTAGTGAGGAGTCAAAGGCTataaggagagagaagaaagataTCTATTTGATGAATAAGAGGAAAAGAATGTCTGAGAATGGAGAGAAGAATAAAAAGGTTGTAGCCAAGGCGGAAACAGAGAAGCACGTGGAAGAGGCTGCTAGTGGTATTCAATTTGGAAAAGTGAAGCTTGGAGGAGAGGATGAAAGTGAATTGAGGAAGAATAAGAGAAGGAAGTTGTCGAAAGAAAAGGAGCTGGAGAGGGCTATGAGTTTGGCAGAAGAAAAGAAGGACCCAGAGAAAGGGAAAAAACATTCTTGGACGGCTGCATTGAGCAGGGCGTCTGGAGTGAAGGTGCACGATGATCCGAAATTGCTGAAGCAAAGGATGCACAAGGAGAAGAAGAAGCATGAGAAGAATGTGGAGAAGTGGAAGGATAGAATTGAGACTAGGGATAAGATGAAGAAGGATAAACAGAAGAAGAGGACAGATAATATAAGTGGTAAAATTCatgagaagaagatgaagaaaattgcAAAAAGAGAGAAGAAGCTCATGAGGCCTGGTTTTGAAGGAAGGAAAGAAGGTTACATCACTACTACTACTACTGAAAGTTGA